In Ostrea edulis chromosome 4, xbOstEdul1.1, whole genome shotgun sequence, a single window of DNA contains:
- the LOC125669309 gene encoding receptor-type tyrosine-protein phosphatase epsilon-like: MRQRGRFAGFSLYVSNTTIKEGGYLCYKNGQELPPLDFSTTCVQHGRYVIFYNERLDGTTYPTGYETTPAITELCEVTVTGCKEPGVYGYNCDVPCPNNCQELRCDIVNGTCLACTAGWVGEFCNTSCPAGYYGLQCRSTCTGHCRDNMSCNLTTGQCDYGCGNGWTGTHCNTECPAESYGPDCMYHCSRQCLNYLPCNRTTGRCDGGCSAGYTGELCDKVCNDGWYGENCSVRCNENCVNQSCYHITGSCTYGCKPGWRTPNCEKTCDKGTYGIDCSQNCSKKCRGECDHVGGSCTCSSGWTVSPGCSEKFSGSGDSAAQSDTTYSGAVAGAVGGAVGAVGLIVVLITGILFIRWRRKKERKHEDTETITFSSVPETLTIGDKRHEDMKMSGIRNPGLKLKPEGEMLMTNTKIDISVADLDTAIFVLSENQNAKFKEEYITIPRGELHPCNEGKKQENVPKNRYTTIFPYDHSRIVLKTSPKESDYINANYIEDVQGKKSYIGAQGPKSKTIVDFWKMVWQEDISVIVCLTNLKEGNKNKCAQYWPNSSDKIKKGNISIRNQKENVYADYVIRHFRLQNSADKVERDVCMFHYTQWPDHGVPEPLALVVFHRHVLKTSVEHPGKYTLVHCSAGIGRTGTYIALDALNNGGEITGKVNIRQYAETMRNSRANMIQGDDQYRVVYLALLESFRGTGRSVSTRTFLREFQDHSCYINLGEVANKSTLSAEFQDLLSRRREYTHEDYKTGRQNVSANYTPSVLPVESYMCPLSNTKGKNTYYNAVSLQSFTRNDNFISAQYPLPDYTEDFLRLVKAYYAPTIVSLSPLVEIESSSLWLPAKNESKTVGAFTTKMTDCTQTTTVTKTSITLHLKGASGMSVCVLECRRWKGESDSSNQRVLLDLVNEARVEERTHPKGRILVLSSDGAKRCGQFLVVFNALEQLTMDTEVDIFTITRQLQIRRPEFISSLEEYQFCYEAIADHLQNNTVYANC, encoded by the exons ATGAGACAAAGAGGACGTTTTGCTGGTTTTTCACTCTATGTGTCAAACACAACTATAAAGGAGGGTGGGTATCTATGTTACAAGAACGGACAGGAGTTACCGCCCTTGGATTTCAGTACAACTTGTGTCCAACATGGACGTTACGttatattttacaatgaaagACTCGACGGAACCACTTATCCTACAGGATATGAAACAACTCCAGCTATCACTGAATTATGTGAAGTAACTGTAACAG GTTGTAAGGAACCCGGTGTGTATGGATATAACTGTGATGTACCCTGTCCAAACAACTGTCAGGAATTGAGATGTGACATTGTCAACGGAACGTGTTTGGCTTGTACTGCAGGATGGGTGGGAGAATTTTGTAACACGT CATGTCCAGCTGGATATTACGGCCTACAGTGTAGATCTACGTGTACTGGACACTGCAGAGACAACATGTCCTGTAATCTCACCACTGGACAATGTGACTATGGCTGTGGTAATGGATGGACAGGAACACATTGTAACACAG AGTGTCCTGCAGAATCATACGGCCCTGATTGTATGTATCACTGTAGTAGACAGTGTTTGAATTACCTCCCTTGTAACAGGACAACAGGAAGATGTGACGGAGGCTGCAGTGCAGGATATACCGGGGAACTCTGTGACAAAG TTTGTAATGATGGCTGGTATGGAGAAAACTGTTCTGTACGATGTAACGAGAACTGTGTCAACCAGTCATGTTACCACATCACAGGCAGCTGTACATACGGATGTAAACCGGGATGGAGGACTCCCAACTGCGAAAAGA CATGTGACAAAGGAACATATGGAATCGACTGCTCCCAGAATTGTTCTAAGAAATGTCGCGGCGAATGTGATCATGTTGGCGGATCCTGCACATGTTCTTCTGGGTGGACAGTGTCCCCTGGCTGTAGTGAAA AGTTTTCGGGGTCAGGAGATTCTGCAGCACAGTCCGATACGACATATTCTGGCGCAGTAGCAGGAGCTGTGGGAGGGGCGGTAGGAGCTGTGGGTCTTATTGTTGTACTCATCACAGGGATACTGTTTATACG ATGGAGGAGAAAGAAGGAGAGAAAGCATGAAGATACGGAGACGATAACGTTTTCTTCTGTCCCAGAAACGTTAACAATAG GTGATAAAAGACATGAAGATATGAAAATGAGTGGAATCAGAAATCCTGGCTTAAAATTAAAACCTGAGGGGGAAATGCTAATGACGAATACTAAAATAGACATATCCGTCGCAGATTTAGATACAGCAATATTCGTCTTGTCTGAAAATCAGAATGCCAAGTTCAAAGAAGAATATATT ACAATTCCTAGAGGAGAACTACACCCATGTAATGAAGGAAAGAAACAGGAAAATGTTCCCAAAAATCGGTACACAACGATTTTCCCGT ATGATCATTCACGTATTGTTCTGAAAACATCACCAAAAGAGTCAGACTACATTAACGCGAATTATATTGAG GATGTGCAAGGAAAGAAATCGTATATTGGAGCGCAag GACCAAAATCTAAGACAATTGTTGATTTCTGGAAAATGGTGTGGCAAGAAGACATTAGTGTAATTGTTTGTCTGACGAATCTCAAAGAGGGAAATAAG AACAAATGTGCCCAATACTGGCCAAATTCCAGTGACAAGATCAAGAAAGGCAACATCAGCATACGAAACCAGAAAGAAAACGTATACGCGGACTACGTCATCAGACACTTCCGCTTGCAAAACAGCGCC GATAAAGTTGAGCGTGACGTGTGTATGTTCCACTACACGCAGTGGCCAGACCACGGTGTCCCAGAACCGCTGGCTCTCGTGGTATTCCATCGACACGTTCTGAAAACTTCTGTCGAACATCCAGGGAAGTACACTCTTGTCCACTGCAG CGCAGGGATTGGTAGGACAGGGACGTACATAGCATTGGACGCGCTTAATAACGGAGGGGAGATAACCGGGAAAGTTAATATCCGGCAGTATGCAGAAACCATGAGAAACAGCCGTGCTAACATGATCCAGGGCGAC gATCAATACAGAGTTGTTTACTTGGCATTACTTGAATCATTCCGAGGAACAGGAAGGTCTGTATCAACCAGGACATTTCTACGAGAATTCCAGGATCATTCCTGTTATATCAATCTCGGAGAAGTAGCCAATAAATCAACACTTTCTGCTGAATTTCAG GACCTGTTGTCCAGAAGACGAGAATACACACATGAAGACTACAAAACAGGGCGGCAAAACGTATCAGCCAATTACACACCCAGTGTTCTGCCTG TTGAAAGCTACATGTGTCCATTGTCAAACACTAAAGGGAAGAACACCTACTACAACGCAGTTTCTTTACAG tcgtTCACAAGAAATGATAATTTCATCAGTGCTCAATATCCTCTCCCAGATTACACAGAGGACTTCCTGAGACTTGTGAAGGCTTATTATGCACCTACAATTGTATCCCTGAGCCCGTTGGTGGAAATCGAATCG tCTTCACTTTGGCTTCCTGCTAAAAATGAAAGCAAAACGGTTGGAGCATTCACGActaaaatgacagattgtacaCAAACCACCACAGTCACCAAGACTAGCATTACTCTGCACCTAAAG GGAGCTAGTGGCATGAGCGTTTGCGTACTGGAATGTAGAAGATGGAAAGGAGAAAGCGACTCCTCAAACCAGAGAGTTTTACTTGATCTCGTCAATGAAGCGAGGGTGGAGGAAAGGACCCACCCCAAGGGAAGGATTCTGGTTCTGTCGAg TGATGGGGCCAAGCGATGTGGACAATTCTTGGTTGTATTCAATGCTCTGGAACAACTTACCATGGATACAGAGGTGGACATATTTACAATCACAAGACAACTCCAAATCCGACGGCCAGAGTTCATATCTTCTTTG gAAGAATATCAGTTTTGTTACGAGGCCATTGCTGATCATCTCCAAAATAACACAGTGTACGCGAATTGCTGA